Proteins encoded by one window of Chondromyces crocatus:
- a CDS encoding serine/threonine protein kinase: protein MDFEAGTILANRYRITRPLGRGGMGEVFAAENIRTGRMVAVKLLRADSKTKASAVARFRREARAAGSINSDHVTQVLDVEDDEDHGIVLVFELLEGESLIDRLKRTGPIRYEELHSIIEQAWIGLADAHRAGIIHRDLKPSNVYLENRPDGTVRVKLLDFGVSKLPKELGGDTLTEMGQSLGTFSFMPPEQISKAKTVDHRADIYACTTLIYQALTGHLPYQARNILAMVELKTKTEPRKLAEVMDGPPNPRLEAFIARGLARDPDQRFQTALEALNAWRELRPGGPISQPASGRIPGSSPQGAAQSLSASFQSPGSSSAYPSMAAPLAAHPPSPRRSHAEPYPYPAPHGYPPAPASSHPVPRVHSETASTLTGRQPPAQHTAVMSPDYGATIALPTPSPLAENATRHHPQGELSPQQAPGSPHAVERRTPISGGQSLVQTGLMMGPYGTALVNQSGQPVAGFPVQPVSSHDVPKIYDEHSSGPSSADLKTQVYRPQRANAASFPPEAPEPEHEFSGPPIPHAHTDLSIEERSYLLPVGIAVILLLGAVAASMVLGILPKPW, encoded by the coding sequence TTGGACTTCGAGGCGGGAACCATCCTTGCGAACCGCTACCGCATCACCCGACCTCTCGGACGCGGTGGCATGGGCGAGGTGTTTGCTGCGGAGAACATCCGCACCGGCCGCATGGTCGCCGTCAAGCTCCTCCGCGCCGACTCCAAGACCAAGGCCTCCGCCGTCGCGCGCTTTCGCCGTGAAGCGCGCGCAGCAGGATCCATCAACAGCGACCACGTGACCCAGGTCCTCGACGTCGAGGACGACGAAGACCACGGCATCGTCCTCGTCTTCGAACTCCTCGAAGGCGAGTCGTTGATCGACCGGCTCAAGCGCACCGGCCCGATCCGCTACGAGGAACTCCACTCCATCATCGAGCAGGCCTGGATCGGCCTCGCCGACGCCCACCGCGCCGGCATCATCCACCGCGATCTCAAGCCCTCGAACGTCTACCTGGAGAACCGCCCCGACGGCACGGTCCGGGTGAAGCTCCTCGATTTCGGCGTCTCCAAGCTCCCGAAGGAACTCGGAGGCGACACCCTCACGGAGATGGGCCAGAGCCTCGGCACCTTCTCCTTCATGCCGCCGGAGCAGATCAGCAAGGCAAAGACTGTCGACCATCGCGCCGACATCTACGCCTGCACCACCTTGATCTACCAGGCGCTCACCGGCCATCTCCCGTACCAGGCGAGAAACATCCTCGCGATGGTCGAACTCAAGACGAAGACCGAGCCACGCAAGCTCGCGGAGGTCATGGATGGCCCCCCCAACCCTCGGCTCGAGGCCTTCATCGCCCGGGGCCTCGCGCGCGATCCCGACCAGCGCTTCCAGACCGCACTCGAAGCCCTCAACGCCTGGCGCGAGCTGCGCCCGGGTGGCCCGATCAGCCAGCCTGCATCGGGTCGCATCCCTGGCTCGTCGCCTCAGGGGGCGGCTCAGAGCCTGTCCGCGTCGTTCCAGTCGCCTGGCTCCTCCTCCGCGTACCCCTCCATGGCCGCGCCCCTCGCTGCGCATCCTCCGTCGCCTCGCCGGTCTCATGCCGAGCCGTACCCCTATCCCGCGCCGCATGGGTATCCGCCTGCACCGGCCTCCTCTCACCCCGTCCCTCGCGTGCATTCCGAGACGGCGTCCACCCTCACCGGGCGACAACCTCCCGCGCAGCACACCGCGGTGATGTCCCCGGATTACGGCGCGACCATCGCCCTCCCCACACCCTCACCGCTCGCCGAGAACGCGACGAGGCATCACCCTCAGGGAGAACTTTCGCCTCAGCAAGCGCCGGGTTCGCCTCATGCCGTCGAGCGCCGCACGCCCATCTCGGGAGGCCAGAGCCTCGTGCAGACTGGCCTCATGATGGGCCCGTACGGGACCGCGCTGGTGAACCAGTCCGGACAGCCGGTGGCCGGCTTCCCCGTCCAGCCGGTGAGCTCGCACGACGTGCCGAAGATCTACGACGAACACTCGTCCGGCCCCTCGAGCGCCGACCTCAAAACGCAGGTCTACCGCCCGCAGCGGGCGAACGCCGCGTCCTTCCCCCCGGAAGCTCCCGAGCCGGAGCACGAATTCTCGGGGCCCCCGATTCCGCACGCCCACACCGACCTCTCCATCGAAGAGCGCAGCTACCTCCTGCCCGTGGGGATCGCCGTGATTCTGCTCCTCGGCGCCGTCGCCGCCTCGATGGTCCTGGGCATCCTCCCGAAGCCCTGGTGA
- a CDS encoding sensor histidine kinase gives MTGERRVRRTVAGRLLASFLIVLGAFALTVGWSVQALSAGSRDAELLRAGYAPLLLRVGEVLAEQNVFNAQLNHITAARNPGDVREWIETARRTRPIAFSLVREAAERLTGSGAVSGTQPLSPPPMRQFGQEITAEVAAIERLLIAEPERFAQLFQALAVGDQDAAERARGELVKREAEGAQRLRAIKSRLEERMASLTATAKVREERSMQLLLGLGALTLLVGIGTSLHARRVLAPLTAMTERAKAVARGDLAPHTIKANDDEIGELATTFENMVAAIRRARADLVQAERLTTIGKMAAHITHEIRNPLSSIGLNLELLEEEIAKLQEGRESAQLVSAIRAEVDRLSRIAEQYLSVARRPRPQRQPERLQDLIEELTAFVGPELERAHVALRVETDDREVDVLVDEAQLRQALLNLIRNAREAMPQGGSITIAVHHLANSAEISVDDTGPGIPEELRASVFDPFFTTKQRGTGLGLAVTREIIESHEGTIVCEALTAGGTRFRITLPAEESDPQ, from the coding sequence ATGACGGGAGAACGCCGTGTCCGTCGCACCGTTGCCGGACGGCTGCTCGCGAGCTTCTTGATCGTCCTCGGGGCCTTCGCGCTGACGGTCGGCTGGAGCGTCCAGGCGCTGAGCGCTGGCTCTCGTGATGCCGAACTCCTCCGCGCAGGGTACGCCCCCTTGCTGCTGCGTGTCGGCGAGGTCCTCGCGGAACAGAACGTCTTCAATGCCCAGCTCAACCACATCACCGCCGCGCGCAACCCCGGCGATGTGCGAGAGTGGATAGAGACCGCCCGCCGGACACGCCCGATCGCCTTCTCGCTGGTGAGAGAAGCTGCAGAGCGGCTCACCGGCTCTGGCGCCGTGAGCGGCACCCAGCCGCTGTCGCCCCCTCCGATGCGTCAGTTCGGACAGGAGATCACGGCGGAAGTGGCGGCGATCGAGCGACTCCTCATCGCCGAACCGGAGCGTTTCGCGCAGCTCTTCCAGGCGCTGGCTGTCGGAGATCAAGACGCTGCCGAGCGCGCCCGTGGCGAACTGGTCAAGCGAGAGGCGGAAGGTGCGCAGCGACTCCGAGCCATCAAGAGTCGCCTGGAGGAGCGCATGGCGAGCCTGACCGCGACGGCCAAGGTCAGAGAAGAGCGCTCGATGCAGCTGCTCCTTGGCCTCGGTGCCCTGACCCTGCTGGTGGGCATCGGGACCTCGCTGCACGCCCGGCGCGTCCTCGCGCCGTTGACCGCGATGACGGAGCGAGCCAAGGCGGTCGCTCGTGGTGATCTCGCCCCCCACACCATCAAGGCCAACGACGACGAGATCGGTGAGCTCGCCACGACCTTCGAGAACATGGTGGCCGCGATCCGGCGCGCCCGTGCCGACCTGGTGCAGGCGGAGCGCCTCACCACCATCGGCAAGATGGCCGCCCACATCACCCACGAGATCCGCAACCCTCTCTCTTCCATCGGGCTCAACCTGGAGCTGCTCGAAGAGGAGATCGCAAAGCTCCAGGAAGGACGCGAGTCCGCGCAGCTCGTCTCCGCCATCCGAGCCGAAGTCGATCGCCTCTCCCGCATCGCGGAGCAGTACCTCAGCGTGGCCCGGCGCCCGCGACCTCAACGTCAACCCGAGCGACTGCAGGACCTGATCGAGGAGCTGACCGCATTCGTGGGCCCGGAGCTCGAGCGCGCCCACGTCGCGCTACGCGTGGAGACCGACGACCGCGAAGTGGACGTGCTGGTCGACGAGGCGCAGCTCCGCCAGGCGCTTCTCAACTTGATCCGCAACGCGCGCGAGGCCATGCCGCAGGGAGGTTCGATCACCATCGCGGTGCATCACCTGGCAAACAGCGCCGAGATCTCCGTCGACGATACCGGCCCGGGGATCCCTGAAGAGCTACGCGCATCCGTCTTCGACCCCTTCTTCACCACAAAGCAGCGGGGGACGGGCCTGGGCCTCGCGGTCACGCGGGAGATCATCGAGTCGCACGAGGGGACCATCGTCTGCGAGGCGCTGACCGCCGGTGGGACCCGCTTCCGCATCACGCTTCCCGCCGAAGAGAGCGACCCGCAGTGA
- the acs gene encoding acetate--CoA ligase, with product MSDAIESLLKENRRFEPPAEFAKEARVTSREAYEALYRESVDDPDTFWRRESEALVFRTPWTKTLEWNLPHARWFLGATLNVSESCLDRHLSTPVANKTALLWEGENGDTRKLTYAELHRQTVLLASALKQLGIEKGDRVAIYMGMIPEVAVAMLACARIGAVHTVVFGGFSADALRDRIQDSQAKLVITQDGASRRGQIVPLKNTVDRALEQPEAKSATKTIVFRHFGSERCTVDMKEGRDLWWDDVLASVTTECAPEVVDAEHPLFILYTSGSTGKPKGVLHTSAGYLVGAHVTTKYVFDLRDSDIYWCTADVGWVTGHSYLVYGPLSNGATCFMYEGAPNYPDWGRFWSMVERHKITILYTAPTAIRACMRQGDAWPAKHDLSSLRLLGTVGEPINPEAWIWYHHTIGRGRCPIVDTWWQTETGSIMLTTLPGAAASKPGSTGLPLFGVVLDVVTPKGEAVGPNEGGLLVLRKPWPSMARTLWGDDERFRQSYFNTIEGCYFTGDGARRDEDGYMWVVGRIDDVLNVAGHRIGTAELESALVSHPAVAEAAAVGRPDDLKGTALVVFVSLRPGFSADQALRDQLGEHVAKEIGRFARPDVIRFADSLPKTRSGKIMRRLLKDVAAGRESTGDTSTLEDFGVLAKLRQDED from the coding sequence ATGTCGGACGCTATCGAGTCGTTGTTGAAGGAGAACCGTCGCTTCGAACCACCGGCGGAGTTCGCGAAGGAGGCTCGCGTGACTTCCCGGGAAGCGTACGAAGCGCTGTACCGCGAAAGCGTCGATGATCCCGACACCTTCTGGCGACGAGAGAGCGAAGCGCTCGTCTTTCGCACCCCCTGGACGAAGACGCTGGAGTGGAACCTCCCGCATGCCCGCTGGTTCCTCGGCGCCACGTTGAACGTCTCGGAGAGCTGTCTCGACCGGCACCTCTCCACGCCCGTGGCGAACAAGACGGCGCTCCTGTGGGAAGGAGAGAACGGGGACACACGCAAGCTCACGTACGCGGAGCTTCATCGGCAGACGGTCCTGCTGGCCTCGGCGCTGAAGCAGCTCGGCATCGAGAAGGGCGATCGCGTTGCCATCTACATGGGCATGATCCCCGAAGTCGCCGTGGCCATGCTGGCCTGTGCGCGGATCGGCGCCGTTCACACCGTCGTCTTCGGCGGTTTCTCCGCAGACGCTTTGCGTGATCGCATCCAGGACAGTCAGGCCAAGCTCGTCATCACCCAGGATGGTGCCAGCCGGCGCGGCCAGATCGTTCCCCTCAAAAACACGGTGGACCGGGCGCTGGAACAGCCGGAAGCGAAGAGCGCGACGAAGACCATCGTCTTCCGCCACTTCGGCAGCGAGCGCTGCACGGTGGACATGAAAGAGGGACGAGACCTGTGGTGGGACGACGTGCTCGCCTCGGTCACCACCGAGTGCGCGCCCGAGGTCGTCGACGCCGAGCACCCGCTCTTCATCCTCTACACGAGTGGCTCGACGGGCAAACCCAAGGGCGTCCTTCACACCAGCGCCGGCTACCTCGTGGGTGCCCACGTCACCACCAAGTACGTCTTCGATCTGCGCGACAGCGACATCTACTGGTGCACGGCGGACGTCGGCTGGGTGACCGGGCACAGCTACCTCGTGTACGGACCCCTCTCCAACGGGGCCACCTGCTTCATGTACGAGGGCGCGCCGAACTACCCCGACTGGGGGCGGTTCTGGAGCATGGTCGAGCGCCACAAGATCACCATCCTCTACACCGCGCCGACCGCGATTCGCGCCTGCATGCGCCAGGGGGATGCCTGGCCGGCCAAGCACGATCTCTCCAGCCTGCGCCTGCTCGGCACCGTCGGGGAGCCGATCAATCCCGAAGCCTGGATCTGGTATCACCACACCATCGGGCGTGGCCGCTGTCCGATCGTGGACACCTGGTGGCAGACCGAGACGGGCTCGATCATGCTCACCACGCTTCCAGGGGCGGCCGCGAGCAAGCCAGGCTCCACGGGCCTACCCCTCTTCGGCGTCGTCCTCGATGTCGTCACGCCCAAAGGGGAGGCCGTGGGACCCAACGAAGGTGGGCTGCTCGTCCTGAGAAAGCCATGGCCCTCCATGGCGCGCACCCTGTGGGGTGACGACGAGCGCTTCCGCCAGAGCTATTTCAACACCATCGAAGGCTGCTACTTCACGGGGGATGGCGCCCGCCGTGACGAGGATGGCTACATGTGGGTGGTGGGACGGATCGACGACGTGCTCAACGTCGCCGGTCACCGGATCGGCACGGCCGAGCTGGAGAGCGCGCTGGTCTCCCATCCCGCCGTCGCGGAGGCCGCTGCGGTGGGACGCCCGGACGATCTCAAAGGCACGGCGCTCGTGGTGTTCGTCTCCCTTCGTCCCGGATTTTCTGCGGACCAGGCGCTTCGTGACCAGCTCGGGGAGCATGTCGCCAAGGAAATCGGTCGTTTCGCGCGACCCGACGTGATCCGCTTCGCCGATTCGCTCCCCAAGACACGCAGCGGCAAGATCATGCGTCGCTTGCTCAAAGACGTAGCGGCCGGACGCGAGTCCACGGGCGACACCTCGACCCTCGAAGATTTCGGCGTCCTGGCGAAACTGCGTCAGGACGAAGACTGA
- a CDS encoding PEGA domain-containing protein, which translates to MTSRSPGASGRAPRGALPPLVCAVALLASSGAMAQPSSSPQGAPGAPGAPSAPAPANAPPPPLSEVLSGTAKAEYEAGRILFRDGDFSNAIIKYERAYEISREPRLLWNIALCQKNLQRYTRMLATVEKLQRDAGTQLSDQDRKDAEELIATIQAFVSPMKVEVNEPGARVEVDGVEVGVTPLEKPVLVDVGSRKIRVSKKGFKDHTGSLTVSGGSEVSLSVKLVKEVHQGRLVINAGPEDVIALDGRVVGRGRWEGVVPSGGHTLRVTAPGMEAHQSEIIVQDDQVRRRDVQLKPAPKDHLATWLWIGGGAAVLAGGIIAGVLLFQPQEPAQGNVAPGNVDVSGARGFTFRFGGSQ; encoded by the coding sequence GTGACGTCACGCTCTCCTGGCGCCAGCGGTCGTGCACCGCGAGGCGCGCTCCCTCCGCTCGTCTGCGCCGTTGCGTTGCTCGCGTCGTCTGGCGCCATGGCGCAGCCGTCGTCGTCGCCGCAGGGCGCTCCGGGCGCTCCGGGCGCTCCGAGCGCTCCCGCCCCCGCGAACGCACCACCACCTCCGCTCAGCGAGGTGCTCAGCGGCACGGCGAAGGCCGAGTACGAGGCGGGCCGCATCCTGTTCCGCGACGGGGATTTCTCGAACGCGATCATCAAGTACGAGCGCGCGTACGAGATCTCGCGCGAGCCGCGGCTGCTCTGGAACATCGCGCTCTGCCAGAAGAACCTGCAGCGGTACACGCGCATGCTGGCGACGGTGGAGAAGCTCCAGCGCGACGCGGGGACGCAGCTCTCCGATCAGGATCGCAAGGATGCCGAGGAACTCATCGCGACCATTCAGGCCTTCGTCAGCCCGATGAAGGTCGAGGTGAACGAGCCGGGCGCCCGGGTCGAGGTGGACGGGGTGGAGGTCGGCGTGACGCCCCTCGAGAAGCCGGTGCTGGTCGATGTCGGGTCGCGCAAGATCCGCGTCAGCAAGAAGGGATTCAAGGACCACACGGGGTCGCTCACGGTCTCTGGCGGCAGCGAGGTGTCGCTCTCGGTCAAGCTGGTGAAGGAGGTCCACCAGGGTCGCCTCGTCATCAACGCAGGGCCCGAGGACGTCATCGCGCTCGACGGGCGGGTGGTCGGTCGCGGTCGCTGGGAAGGGGTCGTGCCGAGCGGCGGGCACACCCTGCGCGTCACGGCGCCCGGGATGGAGGCACATCAGTCCGAGATCATCGTCCAGGATGACCAGGTGCGCCGGCGCGACGTGCAGCTGAAGCCGGCACCGAAGGATCACCTTGCGACGTGGCTCTGGATCGGCGGCGGGGCTGCGGTGCTCGCGGGCGGGATCATCGCCGGGGTGCTGCTCTTCCAGCCTCAGGAGCCCGCGCAAGGGAACGTCGCTCCGGGCAACGTGGACGTGAGCGGTGCCCGTGGCTTCACGTTCCGCTTCGGAGGTAGCCAGTGA
- a CDS encoding serine/threonine-protein kinase, with translation MSAPVAEGQVLAGKYRVERILGQGGMGVVVSAVHQQLQQRVAIKFLLPGATHDATERFIREARAAVRLKSEHVARVSDVGELEGGTPYMVMEYLDGTDLSQLVRHRGALPIEEAVTYVLHGCEAIAEAHSIGIVHRDIKPANLFLTTGADGSQTVKVLDFGISKAGQGGDAVGGTEPGLSLTQTEMMLGSPLYMAPEQMRSAKSVDHRADIWSMGALLYQLVTGTVPFNTTSLAELILMINTQDPTPPRTYRPDLPEGLEAAILSCLRRNPQERFGNMGELAQAIAPYAPEEETTRSLPRILRTLGMSVTSQMALGRSLGTASGGYRSLSPSMAGAASGNPSVPPPAGLPAEYAAGPYAATTPSGRPAPGGTSSPSLPPPAVARTAQGALTGAGTLGEAPAHGATAVGWTAAEGTGPARPSAFGKVAVAAAAVLLVAGGLFVVSKMGGSAEQPTAASQAEQSAGPEAPAVPASSQPAVTPANVVTTAAPSSAPEPTPSAEASAAPSAETPEPTAKRVESTAKAPTSTEKAKTPAPTAKTPAPTATSAPPPAQPQGSPAPQTAFERLNQRGD, from the coding sequence GTGAGCGCGCCGGTTGCCGAAGGACAGGTTCTCGCAGGGAAGTACCGGGTCGAGCGGATCCTCGGTCAGGGCGGCATGGGGGTCGTGGTCTCCGCCGTCCACCAGCAGCTCCAGCAGCGGGTCGCCATCAAGTTCCTGCTGCCGGGCGCCACCCATGACGCCACCGAGCGGTTCATCCGCGAGGCGCGCGCGGCCGTTCGGCTCAAGAGCGAGCACGTCGCCCGGGTGAGCGATGTCGGCGAGCTGGAGGGCGGAACGCCGTACATGGTCATGGAGTACCTGGACGGTACCGACCTCTCGCAGCTCGTGCGCCACCGGGGCGCGCTGCCGATCGAGGAGGCCGTGACCTACGTGCTCCACGGATGCGAGGCGATCGCCGAGGCCCATTCGATCGGCATCGTTCATCGTGACATCAAGCCGGCCAACCTGTTTCTCACGACGGGCGCCGACGGCAGCCAGACGGTGAAGGTGCTGGACTTCGGCATCTCCAAGGCGGGCCAGGGTGGCGACGCGGTGGGCGGGACGGAGCCCGGGCTGTCGCTCACACAGACGGAGATGATGCTCGGATCGCCGCTCTACATGGCGCCGGAGCAGATGCGCTCGGCCAAGTCGGTCGATCACCGCGCGGACATCTGGTCGATGGGCGCGCTGCTGTATCAGCTGGTCACCGGGACGGTGCCGTTCAACACGACGTCGCTCGCAGAGCTGATCCTGATGATCAACACGCAGGATCCGACGCCTCCGCGCACGTACCGGCCCGATCTTCCGGAGGGGCTGGAGGCGGCCATCCTGAGCTGCTTGCGCCGGAACCCGCAAGAGCGCTTCGGAAACATGGGCGAGCTGGCGCAGGCGATCGCGCCTTACGCGCCGGAAGAAGAGACGACGCGCTCGCTGCCGCGCATCCTGCGCACGCTCGGGATGTCGGTGACCAGCCAGATGGCGCTCGGGCGCTCGCTCGGCACGGCGTCGGGCGGGTATCGCTCGCTGAGCCCCTCGATGGCGGGAGCGGCTTCCGGGAACCCGTCGGTGCCGCCGCCCGCAGGCTTGCCGGCAGAGTACGCGGCGGGTCCGTACGCGGCCACCACACCGTCGGGGAGACCAGCCCCCGGAGGGACGTCGTCGCCCTCGCTGCCTCCACCCGCCGTCGCGCGCACGGCGCAGGGCGCGCTGACGGGCGCCGGTACGCTCGGCGAAGCCCCCGCCCATGGGGCCACGGCCGTCGGGTGGACGGCGGCAGAGGGGACTGGGCCGGCGCGGCCCAGCGCGTTCGGCAAGGTTGCGGTGGCCGCCGCGGCGGTGCTCCTGGTGGCTGGCGGGCTGTTCGTCGTCAGCAAGATGGGCGGCTCGGCGGAGCAGCCGACGGCCGCGAGCCAGGCGGAGCAGTCGGCAGGGCCCGAGGCGCCGGCCGTCCCGGCTTCGTCCCAGCCCGCAGTGACCCCCGCCAACGTCGTCACCACGGCCGCGCCCTCGAGCGCACCCGAGCCGACGCCGAGCGCCGAGGCATCCGCCGCGCCGAGCGCCGAGACGCCGGAGCCGACGGCGAAGCGGGTCGAGTCGACGGCGAAGGCGCCGACGAGCACCGAGAAGGCCAAGACGCCCGCGCCGACGGCGAAGACGCCTGCGCCGACGGCAACGTCCGCCCCGCCGCCCGCGCAACCCCAGGGTTCTCCCGCCCCGCAAACTGCTTTCGAGAGACTGAACCAGAGAGGCGACTAG